Proteins encoded together in one Lathyrus oleraceus cultivar Zhongwan6 chromosome 5, CAAS_Psat_ZW6_1.0, whole genome shotgun sequence window:
- the LOC127086333 gene encoding 40S ribosomal protein S20-2, whose product MAYAAAKPTKVGLEDSQEQIHKIRITLSSKHVQNLEKVCADLVRGAKDKHLRVKGPVRMPTKVLHITTRKSPCGEGTNTWDRFELRVHKRVIDLYSSPDVVKQITSITIEPGVEVEVTIADA is encoded by the exons ATGGCGTACGCAGCTGCGAAACCCACAAAGGTTGGTTTGGAGGACTCTCAGGAGCAGATCCACAAGATTAGGATCACTCTCTCCTCTAAACATGTCCAAAATCTTGAGAAGG TTTGTGCTGATTTGGTTCGTGGTGCAAAGGACAAGCATCTCAGGGTCAAGGGACCGGTCAGGATGCCTACTAAAGTTCTTCACATCACTACAAGGAAGTCCCCTTGTGGGGAAG GTACCAACACTTGGGATAGATTTGAACTCCGTGTGCACAAGAGAGTCATTGATCTTTACAGTTCCCCAGATGTGGTTAAGCAGATTACTTCTATCACCATTGAACCTGGTGTTGAAGTTGAGGTGACCATTGCCGACGCTTGA